The stretch of DNA CCAATGTGGCGATGATCGCAGCGCGAAACTTTTGCGCATGCTGTTCGGGATCGGTCAAGATTCCCTGTACAGTCGGCAGGATTGTCTTGTCGTTTTGCGAGGCAAGGACCTCCAACGCGCGGATACGTTCCGGCGTGGGTTGTTCGGCCGATTCAAAGAGTTGGCGGCAAATATCCAGCGATGCCTTATCACCCCAGGACGCAGCCAAAATGACGGTATCAGCCTGCGGCGGCATTGCGTCGCCAGTGAGCAACGATTGCACCTGGGGTTCCAATATCGTGCGGAGTCGCGACAAGCGGTCGCCGGCCAATTCCCCGGTTTGAATCCGCTTGGCCAGCACAATCAAAGAATCATTGGGCGCGGCTTGGTCGCCGTCGGCAGCGATCAGGGTGCTATAGATCTGTGCCGCCGATTCCGGGCCTCCTTGTTCGACGGCCAGCAGGCGATCCAATAGCCGCGGCAACAAGGCCATGATGTTTCGATCTTGCTGGAAATCACGCTGCGTCAGCAACTCAATAAATTGCTGCGGATGTTCATCCAATCGGGGATGCAGGTTTTGCCAAACGATGTGTGGAATCAGTTGATCGTTGTCGCAATGCGATAGCACGTCCAACAGTACCGGCATCGTGTCGAGGTCGTCGATCTTCGGGGCGGCGATGGCCACTTGGAGTTGGACATCGGGTGAGTCGTCGCTGGCCAGTGCTGCGATCCGTTGGTCGATTTCGTCCGACACGTCGCCATAGTTTCCAGCAGCACGCACGCCCCATGCGCAGAAGGTGGCATCATCGTGATCCAACAGCCGGCGGTGGAATGGTTCTTCCAACGCCCCAGTGCCAATCAAGGCCCACAACGCGTGCAAACGGGTTTTTCGGGGTGCGTCGTTGTTGAGGCAAAGCTCCTGCAGCTTGCGGTTGGTGGTTGCGTCGTTTCGTTCCGCCAATAGTCGTTGCGCTACGCCACGAAAATAATCATTCGGTCCGCTTAACCGCTCGATCAACTCATCTCCCGATTCGCTTGCCATGTCAAACGACTCGGCACGCGGGGTGTTGTTGTAACGAATGCGATATAATCTGCCTTTCAGGCGATCGACGCCCGGCGTGTCGCGGCGCGCGTCCTGATAGCAATGGTAGCGATCGTACCAGTCGAGGACATACAGGCAGCCGTCAGGCCCAGTTTTTTGTGCCACCGGCATGAACCAGACATCGTTGGCCGTGAGGAAATCGGGGCGCGGCGTGGCGAAATAGGTCGAGCCCTTCCGCTCCAGCACATCGACATTGAGACATCCGCCATGGATATTGCCCATGTACAAACGGTTGCGGTACTCCGGGGGATAGGCGTCGCTGTCGAAATAGTGAATCCCGCAGTAGGCCGCTTTTTGATGCTTGTGTTTGACAATCGATTGCAGTTTCCAAGTGAAGGGCGGATAAGGGCCTCCTTGGCGATGGTAGTAACCGGTCTCGGTCAGATGCCACAGGTGGTCGATCACACACGCGCTGATGAATGCGCTGCCTTCTTCATCCCAGGTAACGCCCCAGGGGTTGCTGGTCCCTTCGCAAAACAGTTCGAATTCGCGCGTCCGCGGATTGATGCGAAACAACGCACAGGTGAAGTCGAATTCCTTGCCGTTTTGCCGCACATGACAGTGATTGAAGACGCCATTCAGGCCGTACAAATAACCGTCGGGGCCCCAAGTGAGTGAGTTGGGCAATTCGTGCGTGTCGTCGCGACCAAAGCCGGTGACGACGACCTCTGTCGTATCGGCTTTCAAGTCGCCGTCGGTATCGCGGAGGAATAGAATATCGGGCGCATTCGCCACCCAAACGCCGCCGTATCCCACCGCAATGCCCGAGGGAATGTTCAGCCCGTCGGCAAAGACCGTTGTTTTGTCGACGCGGCCGTCGCCATCGGTATCCTCTAAGACTTTGATGCGGTCGCGGCCCTTGCCGGGGGATGACCGTGGGTATTCCACGCTTTCGGTGATCCAAATCCGGCCCCGCTCGTCGAACGTCATCGCCACAGGGTTGATGATATCCGGTTCGGACGCCACCAGTTCGACCGTGAAGCCCTCGGGAACCGTCATCTTGGCAATCGCCTCTTGCGGCGAGAGCGGTGGCCCGGGGGGCTTGTCCTGGCGACGCGGAATGATCGGCGGCGCAGCCACAAGGGGAATTGCCAGTTGAGTGAGCGCGACCAAAAACAGCAGTATCAACCTCACCGCGAGCATACGTTCACCTCAAAGATGTCTCATATTGTCTGTGTTGTCGTTTTTCAGTCGTCACGAATTGCTGAGGACCTCACTTGGTCACACTCTGCTATTCAGCCTGTTCGCGAACCGCACTCAATCCGCCGGCCAACGCTTTTTGGTAGATCCACAGGTCGCCGCCAAACGCGATCATTTGAAAGCCTTGTTTGATCAGTGCGGTGGCGTTGTCCACACCCTCAGCCATGAAGCCGCCGATCTTGCCATGTTTGTGGGCGGCTTCGAGAACCCGGCTCACGGCGGATTTGAATTGGGGGTGATCGAATTGCGCGGGAATTCCCAGTGAATTGGAAAGGTCGAAATGGCCGATCCACAAAACGTCGATGCCCGGTACGGCAGCGATCGCATCGGCATTCTCAACACCCGCCGCCGTTTCGATTTGCGCAATCAGTTGTTGTTGCGAATTGGCGCTGTTCATTTTTTCAACAATATCACCACCTTGGTAGTCGTCGTGGGCGACGCCAAATGCAGCTCCGCGACGACCGGCGGGGGGATACTTCGAGCTGCGGACAATCAATTCCGCCTGTTCGGCCGTTTCCACCATCGGCACCATGACTCCCATCGCGCCCATATCAAAGATCCGTGCGATGAAGTGATATTCCGTGACCGGTACGCGGACAATCGGGACTGTTCCGTCAGGTGTCGTCGCCATCAACATGCGGATTGACTCGACGCTCCAACCGGTGTGCTCCATATCAAAGACAATAAATTCCGCCCCGGCAGCGGCAGCAATGCGAGCGATTCCGGTTGAGTTGAATTCAAAGACAAACGTGCCGAGCGAATAGTCGCCGGTGGCTAATTTCCGTTTCACAGGGTTCTCTTGCATGATCTTCCCTTCATTCGGAACTCGCAGTCCCGATCTGTGTGAGTGATTGGCACGATGTGTTTTTGCCACCGGAGCGATGGCGAGGAGACGTTGCCATCGAGGAAAAAAATCTCGCTCAGAAATGTCATCTACGAATCTGGTGGCACAGGTCGCAATCCTCGATAATACCATCTAAATTATTGATCAAACACCGATGGATCACAAGCAGCAACTGCTGTGGGTCTCTTGGACTTTCCTGCTCGGTTACTCTTAGAGGTTACAGAAATGAACAAATGTGGAGCCTTGGTTCTTGCGACCATCCTAGTTTTCCTGGCTGTCACGGTGCCTGCTTCAGCGGCAGATGCCACCGGGCGTCCACGGGTGATAGTGACGACAGACGGTGAAGTGGACGATCGCTGCTCGATGAACCGCTTCTTGTTGTACGCCAATGATTGGGATATCCGCGGGTTAATTCATTCCAGTTCGAAACATCACTGGAAAGGCAATGCGCAAGACCCCGGCCACAGGTGGAATGACGTCTCTTGGTTGGACAAGCAACTCGCCGCTTATGAAGCAGTTTATCCCCAGCTCAAACAACACGCACCGGGCTATCCCACGGCTGATGAGCTACGGAGCCAAGTGTTTGTGGGCAATATCGAACTCGAAGGGGATATGCGCGAAGCGACACCGGGATCGAATCGTATTGTCGAAGTCCTGCTGGAAAAGGACCCCTCGCCCGTATGGCTGCAGGCCTGGGGAGGTGCCAATACAATTGCCCGCGCGCTGAAGACGATTGAAGAAAAGTATCCCAACCGCGTCGAAGAGGTTTCAGCCAAGGCCAAAATCTTCTTGATCACACATCAAGACAACACGTATGACACGTACATCCGCAAACAATGGCCGAACGTGGAAGTCTTGCTCAGCAATTACCCTTCCTTCGGCGCCATTGCCTATGGCTGGGGCAAACTTCTGCCGAAGGACGAAAAAAAATATTTCGGACGCGTTTGGATGCGAGAAAACCTTTTAAAAAAACATGGCCCATTGTTGGATCTGTACGAACACAAGGAACTCCGCTTTCGCTCCGAAGGAGATTCCCCCGCATTTTTGCATGTGATCAACACCGGTCTGCGTAGTGATGAGCATCCCACGTATGGCGGTTGGGGCGGCCGCTTCTATCAAGCCAAGCCGCATTTGTGGAGGTCCGTGGATGGCAAGCAACCGGGACCGCATTCGATCAGTCGTTGGGCAATCGATTTTCAAAACGATT from Symmachiella dynata encodes:
- a CDS encoding PVC-type heme-binding CxxCH protein; translated protein: MLAVRLILLFLVALTQLAIPLVAAPPIIPRRQDKPPGPPLSPQEAIAKMTVPEGFTVELVASEPDIINPVAMTFDERGRIWITESVEYPRSSPGKGRDRIKVLEDTDGDGRVDKTTVFADGLNIPSGIAVGYGGVWVANAPDILFLRDTDGDLKADTTEVVVTGFGRDDTHELPNSLTWGPDGYLYGLNGVFNHCHVRQNGKEFDFTCALFRINPRTREFELFCEGTSNPWGVTWDEEGSAFISACVIDHLWHLTETGYYHRQGGPYPPFTWKLQSIVKHKHQKAAYCGIHYFDSDAYPPEYRNRLYMGNIHGGCLNVDVLERKGSTYFATPRPDFLTANDVWFMPVAQKTGPDGCLYVLDWYDRYHCYQDARRDTPGVDRLKGRLYRIRYNNTPRAESFDMASESGDELIERLSGPNDYFRGVAQRLLAERNDATTNRKLQELCLNNDAPRKTRLHALWALIGTGALEEPFHRRLLDHDDATFCAWGVRAAGNYGDVSDEIDQRIAALASDDSPDVQLQVAIAAPKIDDLDTMPVLLDVLSHCDNDQLIPHIVWQNLHPRLDEHPQQFIELLTQRDFQQDRNIMALLPRLLDRLLAVEQGGPESAAQIYSTLIAADGDQAAPNDSLIVLAKRIQTGELAGDRLSRLRTILEPQVQSLLTGDAMPPQADTVILAASWGDKASLDICRQLFESAEQPTPERIRALEVLASQNDKTILPTVQGILTDPEQHAQKFRAAIIATLGQMQDPGVADVILAAYPGLEPDLQPDAIERLTDRGHWSKKLLTAIDEKKIPANAINVNQVRKLLASKDKDLVKSVRSVWGTVRTKRDPNREKVLAQMRTFLRKTPGDAAAGQQVFHKLCGQCHTIHGKGADLGPDITVNGRASYEQLLSNVFDPSLVIGAAYRATIIVTTKGRVVTGLVVEDNAQRIVLKVQGGKLETIPRDQIEERIVSKLSMMPENLESQLKPQEMADLFEFLTRATPPGDPHPRHIPGTPQQK
- a CDS encoding HpcH/HpaI aldolase family protein, producing MQENPVKRKLATGDYSLGTFVFEFNSTGIARIAAAAGAEFIVFDMEHTGWSVESIRMLMATTPDGTVPIVRVPVTEYHFIARIFDMGAMGVMVPMVETAEQAELIVRSSKYPPAGRRGAAFGVAHDDYQGGDIVEKMNSANSQQQLIAQIETAAGVENADAIAAVPGIDVLWIGHFDLSNSLGIPAQFDHPQFKSAVSRVLEAAHKHGKIGGFMAEGVDNATALIKQGFQMIAFGGDLWIYQKALAGGLSAVREQAE
- a CDS encoding DUF1593 domain-containing protein; protein product: MNKCGALVLATILVFLAVTVPASAADATGRPRVIVTTDGEVDDRCSMNRFLLYANDWDIRGLIHSSSKHHWKGNAQDPGHRWNDVSWLDKQLAAYEAVYPQLKQHAPGYPTADELRSQVFVGNIELEGDMREATPGSNRIVEVLLEKDPSPVWLQAWGGANTIARALKTIEEKYPNRVEEVSAKAKIFLITHQDNTYDTYIRKQWPNVEVLLSNYPSFGAIAYGWGKLLPKDEKKYFGRVWMRENLLKKHGPLLDLYEHKELRFRSEGDSPAFLHVINTGLRSDEHPTYGGWGGRFYQAKPHLWRSVDGKQPGPHSISRWAIDFQNDWAARADWCVKDYEQANHHPVVTLRNEQDITASPGANIVLEAEASDPDGNTLQYQWWPYQEAGTYPESLTIENAEAPRATFRVPDDAQPGQTMHLVCTVSDNGTPPLKKHRRVIVTCGPE